One part of the Leucobacter triazinivorans genome encodes these proteins:
- a CDS encoding DUF6112 family protein has translation MIVFPDFSGLTGISTLQEVVGAALMFVLIVSVLMLVVSAVAWGVASSAGNPQTAARGRVGVLVSLGGALMSGAAMTIVNTLISYGQTL, from the coding sequence ATGATCGTGTTCCCCGACTTTAGCGGCCTCACAGGGATCAGCACCTTGCAGGAGGTCGTCGGTGCTGCGCTCATGTTCGTGCTCATCGTGAGCGTACTCATGCTCGTCGTCTCGGCCGTCGCGTGGGGTGTGGCGTCGTCTGCTGGGAACCCGCAGACCGCTGCGCGCGGGCGGGTTGGGGTGCTCGTGTCGCTCGGCGGGGCTCTCATGTCGGGCGCGGCCATGACCATCGTGAACACCCTCATCTCCTACGGCCAAACCCTCTAA
- a CDS encoding helix-turn-helix transcriptional regulator codes for MIALSRLHDFSSHSNQIQGLWFTVAHTLSLCGGRLWPTPTNLQQAPTPLAEPTLLRSEVLQVTQLLEQQPERRWTLQELAEVVHLSPNHLAAICSRAWGHTPRVRLTLIRIERLAHYLRETSIPVKQCVRLVGWQNHAHAVRIFRSRMGLAPSEYRLACISYGSETSGYQSHGDGLRSTDKQASEL; via the coding sequence ATGATTGCTCTGAGTAGATTGCATGATTTCTCCTCCCACTCTAACCAGATCCAGGGGCTCTGGTTTACGGTTGCCCACACCTTGTCGCTCTGTGGTGGTCGGCTCTGGCCGACCCCGACGAACCTCCAGCAGGCCCCCACCCCACTGGCTGAGCCAACTCTGCTCAGATCTGAGGTGCTGCAGGTTACACAGTTACTCGAGCAACAGCCTGAGCGGCGATGGACTCTCCAAGAACTTGCCGAGGTTGTCCATCTATCGCCGAACCACTTAGCTGCGATCTGCTCTCGGGCATGGGGACATACGCCGCGAGTACGACTAACACTGATACGTATCGAGAGGCTCGCGCACTATCTTCGCGAAACCTCCATCCCGGTGAAGCAATGTGTCCGCCTTGTCGGATGGCAGAACCACGCACATGCGGTCCGGATCTTTCGCTCGAGAATGGGTCTTGCTCCAAGTGAATACCGTCTGGCGTGCATTAGTTATGGTTCTGAAACCTCCGGGTACCAATCTCATGGAGATGGGCTCCGTTCTACTGACAAGCAAGCAAGTGAGCTTTAG
- a CDS encoding SCO6880 family protein produces the protein MSTHEFELAKVQFSRLTRRGILLGLSLPQLVILGVGLAVAVIALYTVGGTGLVVTSPIWSMCAFVATVPIGGRQATEWVPIVGRWLQRRAAGQTEYRRTLMSARPEGTLALPGDAASLREWVDEETGAAMIHDPHQHLLTAILAVNHPAFVLLDPGDQLRRVEGWGRVLASACRSGRIARVQVSERTMPDSGTGLAQWWKDHGRADGSWAATTYAELIERAGPTGERHATTVSLSLDLRAAARAIRTSGGGIRGAARVLRQEMATFTTAMRSADLTVDGWLTPGDVALVLRAAYDPATAAALERHGDVGRELATAGPVAVTEKWDQMRSDSAFHTVLWISEWPRSQVYPGFLAPLVLSTGILRTISLHYMPVRADQAARDIRRKRTELISDKAQRQKLGQIEDAATAAEYGDVVQQEADLSAGHGLVRVVGLLSITAPSADELESAVAAVEQMAIQSSCETRRLVGQQARAFAACALPLARPV, from the coding sequence ATGTCGACGCACGAGTTCGAGCTCGCCAAGGTGCAGTTCTCAAGGCTCACCCGGCGCGGGATACTGCTTGGGCTCTCCCTGCCTCAACTCGTCATCCTCGGGGTCGGGCTCGCCGTCGCGGTCATCGCGCTCTACACGGTCGGCGGTACTGGACTTGTCGTGACTTCCCCGATCTGGAGCATGTGCGCCTTCGTTGCCACAGTGCCGATCGGCGGTCGGCAGGCGACGGAGTGGGTGCCGATCGTCGGGCGCTGGTTGCAGCGCCGCGCGGCCGGGCAAACCGAGTACCGTCGCACCCTCATGAGTGCCCGGCCCGAGGGCACGCTCGCGCTCCCCGGTGACGCTGCATCGCTGCGCGAATGGGTGGACGAGGAGACCGGGGCGGCGATGATCCACGACCCGCACCAGCACCTTCTCACCGCGATCCTCGCCGTGAACCATCCCGCGTTTGTGCTGCTCGACCCCGGCGACCAGCTGCGCCGCGTCGAAGGCTGGGGCAGGGTGCTCGCCTCCGCGTGCCGCTCGGGGAGGATCGCCCGCGTCCAGGTGAGCGAACGCACCATGCCCGACTCTGGCACCGGGCTCGCACAGTGGTGGAAAGACCACGGCCGTGCCGATGGCTCCTGGGCGGCAACCACCTACGCCGAACTCATCGAACGCGCAGGCCCCACCGGGGAGCGGCACGCCACCACCGTCTCCCTCTCGCTCGACCTGCGAGCTGCGGCGCGCGCGATCCGAACCTCCGGGGGCGGCATCCGAGGGGCGGCGCGAGTGCTGCGGCAGGAAATGGCGACCTTCACGACGGCGATGCGCTCCGCAGACCTCACCGTTGACGGCTGGCTCACCCCCGGCGACGTCGCCCTCGTGCTGCGTGCGGCCTACGATCCCGCGACTGCTGCCGCGCTCGAACGCCACGGGGATGTCGGCCGCGAGCTTGCCACCGCCGGGCCGGTCGCCGTCACCGAGAAATGGGATCAGATGCGTTCGGATTCCGCGTTCCACACAGTGCTGTGGATCAGCGAATGGCCCAGGAGCCAGGTATATCCGGGTTTCCTCGCCCCGCTGGTGCTCTCCACCGGGATCCTCCGAACCATCTCGCTGCACTATATGCCCGTGCGCGCCGATCAAGCCGCACGCGACATTCGCCGAAAGCGCACGGAACTGATTTCTGACAAGGCGCAGCGGCAGAAGCTCGGCCAGATCGAGGACGCGGCGACGGCTGCGGAGTATGGCGATGTCGTGCAGCAAGAAGCCGACCTCTCCGCCGGGCACGGTCTCGTGCGGGTCGTCGGCCTCCTCTCCATCACCGCGCCCAGCGCCGACGAACTCGAATCCGCTGTCGCCGCAGTCGAACAGATGGCTATCCAATCCTCGTGCGAGACGCGGCGGCTCGTCGGTCAGCAAGCCCGCGCGTTCGCCGCGTGCGCGCTCCCGCTCGCCCGACCTGTATAG
- a CDS encoding conjugal transfer protein TrbL encodes MIAAAPFLFIAHAVGEAAGWFIQALWIVFDQTTLVDVTSTGYIQVYNLLFGIGITVALLLFCFQLITSVVRREPGGLTRAGIGLAKSVLGSFVAVSLVALALEITDQLCIGIVQATGNSMASMGDKILILVTALTTLNAGSPAVGAIVTIFLGGLVIAAGAIVWFSLLVRKSLILLAVALAPLALAGSSWEATKGWASKWVMFVVALVVSKLVLTVILLVAISQISVPIALDIQAITDPLAGIVLLAVAAFAPYITYKAISWLGVDYYHAMSTESEAKQAMNRPVPVPNRMPGNGGSLFGERGGSDSGGGKPPPQTPPSSAPTATGAGTGAGAASGGATAGTGVTAGAAGAAGPIGLGVAAGVEIVKTAATAGPKAGSAVGGQADGHMDAASTSGQSSAPPPQAPGRVPPPRALPPGPSQSSGTPPVTPPQK; translated from the coding sequence ATGATCGCCGCAGCCCCGTTCCTGTTCATCGCACACGCCGTGGGTGAAGCGGCGGGCTGGTTCATCCAGGCCCTGTGGATCGTGTTCGATCAGACCACCCTCGTCGACGTCACAAGCACCGGCTACATTCAGGTGTACAACCTGCTCTTTGGCATCGGGATCACCGTCGCCCTGCTGCTGTTCTGCTTCCAACTCATCACCTCGGTCGTGCGGCGCGAGCCGGGCGGCCTGACCCGCGCAGGTATCGGGCTTGCAAAAAGCGTGCTCGGCAGCTTCGTCGCGGTGTCGCTCGTCGCGTTGGCGCTCGAGATCACCGACCAGCTGTGCATCGGGATCGTTCAGGCCACTGGGAACTCGATGGCCTCCATGGGCGACAAGATCCTCATCCTCGTCACCGCGCTTACCACACTGAACGCGGGGAGCCCGGCAGTCGGTGCGATCGTGACGATCTTCCTCGGTGGTCTCGTCATCGCGGCAGGTGCGATCGTGTGGTTCTCCCTACTCGTGAGGAAGAGCCTGATTCTCCTCGCCGTAGCACTCGCACCGCTCGCACTCGCCGGTTCCTCCTGGGAAGCAACGAAAGGGTGGGCGTCGAAATGGGTCATGTTCGTGGTCGCGCTCGTGGTGTCGAAGCTCGTGTTGACGGTGATTCTGTTGGTTGCGATTTCGCAGATTTCGGTGCCGATCGCGCTCGATATTCAGGCGATCACCGATCCGCTTGCGGGCATCGTTTTGCTCGCAGTGGCGGCGTTCGCTCCGTACATCACCTATAAGGCGATCTCGTGGCTCGGCGTCGACTACTACCATGCGATGTCGACCGAGTCCGAGGCGAAGCAGGCCATGAACCGGCCGGTGCCGGTGCCGAACCGGATGCCCGGCAATGGTGGTTCGTTGTTCGGCGAGCGCGGCGGCTCCGACAGTGGTGGCGGTAAGCCTCCCCCACAAACGCCTCCGAGCAGTGCTCCGACTGCAACCGGCGCCGGCACAGGCGCAGGGGCTGCGAGCGGCGGCGCGACTGCGGGCACCGGGGTCACGGCCGGCGCTGCGGGGGCGGCGGGGCCGATCGGTCTCGGCGTCGCGGCGGGGGTCGAGATCGTGAAGACCGCCGCGACCGCTGGCCCGAAAGCAGGGTCTGCGGTCGGTGGGCAGGCCGACGGGCACATGGACGCTGCTTCCACGTCGGGGCAGTCTTCCGCTCCGCCGCCGCAAGCGCCTGGGCGGGTGCCGCCGCCGCGTGCGCTCCCGCCCGGCCCTTCCCAGTCCTCGGGCACTCCGCCCGTTACTCCGCCGCAGAAGTAA
- a CDS encoding ParB/RepB/Spo0J family partition protein, which produces MSGEYGLQLERSLDSMRIVDSYRVDTGDIDELARSMDEHGILQLPTITPDGMILLGERRYLAARRLSWRTMPVYVRAGLSDRLGMLLSRQADHLHQKPLNPVEAARLYRELKLVLEEEAAKRKAATQFGAGTENGGFSGGRDSRPPETTPTQAGKSARKAAQLITGRDSSQMLERVCRIEDLAEDATASAQVREQAAAELELIRGGAGVNASHLRMNTALTLDQLDQLAADPAEPEHLREQARAEAERVRESDRKAAEMERLAQEALARVKRGGSSRKPQSLALASVPDPAASRQYSSRSFLVVWGDLDQWWLNYDPKQMAHELNDEDVAMFIRVVEGSIRFMEQLNTARSTLAA; this is translated from the coding sequence ATGAGCGGCGAATACGGCCTCCAACTCGAACGGTCGCTCGACTCGATGCGGATCGTGGACTCGTACCGGGTCGACACCGGCGATATCGACGAGCTCGCCCGCTCGATGGACGAGCACGGAATCTTGCAGTTGCCGACCATCACCCCCGACGGGATGATCCTCCTCGGCGAGCGCCGCTACCTCGCAGCCCGACGACTCAGCTGGCGCACCATGCCAGTGTATGTGCGTGCCGGGCTCTCGGATCGGCTCGGGATGCTGCTCTCCCGCCAAGCCGACCACCTGCACCAGAAGCCGCTCAACCCGGTCGAAGCAGCACGCCTCTACCGTGAGCTGAAGCTCGTGCTCGAGGAAGAAGCCGCCAAACGGAAAGCGGCAACCCAGTTCGGGGCAGGCACCGAAAATGGCGGATTCTCCGGTGGTCGTGATTCACGACCACCGGAGACGACCCCAACTCAGGCCGGGAAGTCTGCGCGGAAGGCAGCGCAGTTGATCACCGGGAGAGACTCGTCGCAGATGCTCGAGCGAGTGTGCCGTATAGAGGATCTCGCAGAAGACGCTACCGCCTCTGCCCAGGTGCGCGAGCAGGCAGCAGCGGAGCTCGAACTCATCAGGGGTGGGGCCGGGGTGAACGCCTCGCATCTGCGTATGAACACGGCGCTCACGCTCGATCAACTCGACCAGCTGGCCGCTGACCCGGCAGAGCCTGAACATCTGCGGGAGCAGGCCCGCGCAGAGGCCGAACGGGTGCGGGAGTCTGACAGAAAGGCGGCGGAGATGGAGCGCCTCGCGCAGGAGGCCCTCGCCCGCGTGAAACGAGGCGGTTCCAGTCGCAAGCCGCAGAGCCTCGCCCTTGCCTCGGTGCCAGATCCGGCGGCGTCCAGGCAGTACAGTTCGCGCTCGTTTCTCGTGGTCTGGGGCGATCTCGATCAGTGGTGGTTGAACTACGACCCGAAGCAGATGGCGCACGAACTCAACGATGAGGACGTCGCCATGTTCATCCGCGTGGTCGAGGGCAGCATTCGTTTCATGGAGCAGCTGAACACCGCACGGAGCACGCTCGCGGCATAG
- a CDS encoding DUF6112 family protein, translated as MIDIDPNSSGLPGLDALRTIVGAVMMFGLVLAALGLIVSAVVWAFGANSSNPHLSGRGKTGVLICCGAAVLCGGAVTLINFFWDVGQSI; from the coding sequence GTGATTGACATCGACCCGAATTCGAGCGGATTGCCCGGCCTCGACGCTCTGCGAACAATCGTGGGCGCGGTGATGATGTTCGGCCTCGTGCTCGCCGCGCTCGGTTTGATTGTCAGCGCCGTGGTCTGGGCGTTCGGGGCGAACTCATCGAACCCGCACCTGAGTGGGCGCGGGAAGACCGGCGTGCTGATCTGCTGCGGGGCTGCGGTCTTGTGTGGCGGCGCGGTGACGCTGATCAATTTCTTCTGGGATGTCGGGCAGTCGATCTGA
- a CDS encoding DUF2637 domain-containing protein, whose protein sequence is MSARHVPLRGVRVAVFAAETGTVLLATAAFVLSFTALRDLAQRSGIDPELAWLWPFIVDGIIVVATVSVFALAGTRVVWYPWMLLILGAAVSVVANAIHAVVAAEPGAPPILAASVASVPPIVLVASTHLTAVLIRHNRTIYAVATAASDVPEPIVPTTVSRTGDSPSSVTAEGGDAGAASSEPSMTQHTPVQETGSDSRRELGSQLWAEGLRKAEIARLLGVNRSTVTRWNLPDLPEQENAA, encoded by the coding sequence ATGAGCGCACGGCATGTGCCCCTGCGCGGTGTGCGCGTGGCCGTTTTCGCCGCCGAAACGGGGACGGTCTTACTTGCGACTGCTGCATTCGTACTGAGCTTCACCGCGCTCCGCGACCTCGCACAACGATCAGGGATCGACCCTGAGCTTGCGTGGCTGTGGCCGTTTATCGTGGACGGCATTATCGTCGTGGCAACGGTTAGTGTGTTCGCTCTCGCGGGCACACGGGTGGTCTGGTACCCGTGGATGCTGCTGATTCTCGGTGCAGCGGTGTCGGTCGTGGCGAACGCGATCCATGCTGTCGTTGCGGCAGAACCTGGTGCGCCCCCGATACTTGCGGCATCGGTCGCGTCCGTTCCGCCGATTGTGCTGGTTGCTTCGACTCATCTCACCGCCGTCCTGATCCGCCACAACCGCACCATCTATGCCGTCGCGACCGCGGCGAGCGACGTGCCAGAACCTATTGTGCCCACGACCGTATCTCGTACAGGTGACTCTCCTTCTAGCGTCACTGCTGAAGGTGGCGATGCGGGTGCCGCGAGCAGCGAGCCGTCTATGACGCAGCATACGCCTGTGCAGGAGACGGGGTCCGACTCACGCCGCGAACTGGGATCCCAGCTTTGGGCGGAGGGGCTGCGCAAAGCCGAGATTGCTCGCTTGCTGGGAGTGAACCGCAGCACCGTAACTAGATGGAATCTGCCCGACTTGCCTGAACAGGAGAACGCAGCATGA
- a CDS encoding pyruvate carboxylase: MFTKVLVANRGEIAIRAFRAAHELGASTVAVFPYEDRNSLHRLKADEAYLIGEVGHPVRAYLDVAEIVRVAVESGTDAIYPGYGFLSENPELAAAAEAAGIRFIGPGREALEMAGNKVAAKEHAIAAGVPVLRSTPPSTDVDALIAGAREIGFPVFAKAVAGGGGRGMRRVEREEDLRDALESAMREAESAFGDPTMFIEQAVLRPRHIEVQVLADKTGATVHLFERDCSVQRRHQKVVEIAPAPNLSQEKRDELTRDAIAFAKSIGYENAGTVEFLLDTEGERAGEHVFIEMNPRIQVEHTVTEEVTDIDLVRSQMLIAAGQTLEELELTQDQIHLRGAALQCRITTEDPANGFRPDLGRITAYRSPGGGGVRLDGGTINAGAQISPHFDSMLAKLTCRGRTFEDAVVRARRALAEFRIRGVATNIPFLQAVLADPDFQAGDVATSFIEERPELLEMNKPKDRATRLLQHVANVTVNQPNGVRPGAVDPASKLPPVDLSQPAPAGHRQQLLELGPEGYARALREQTALAVTETTFRDAHQSLLATRVRTKDLVRVAPYVARLTPELWSVEAWGGATYDVALRFLGEDPWERLAALREAMPNVPIQMLLRGQNTVGYTPYPAQVAQAFVREAAETGVDVFRIFDALNDVNQMRVAIDAVRETGTAVAEVAMAYTGNLLSPAEDKYTLDYYLSLADEIVAAGAHVLAVKDMAGLLRPAAAAKLVTALRERFDLPVHLHTHDTPGGQLATLLAASAAGVDAVDVASAPMSGTTSQPSLSALVAALADTERDTGLDAEAVYALEPYWDAVRTLYKPFESGLPSPTGRVYSHEIPGGQLSNLRQQAIALGLASNFEKIEDMYAAADRILGRIPKVTPSSKVVGDLALHLAAVDADPADFEANPGNYDVPDSVVGFLAGELGEIPGGWPEPFRSKVLAGRDVNIAVAPIGEDDAAQLAGTSDERRRTLNRLLFPAPTRQYEASREQFGDLSVLDTSDYLYGLDPGSEHAIDLARGVRLYVGLEAIGEADDKGVRTVMVRVNGQLRQVFVKDESVSVDTPIAEKADRTLPGHVAAPFSGTVTVKVAVGARVEAGQPVATIEAMKMEAAITAPVSGKVQRTVFNGVRSVDSGDLIAVIGAS, encoded by the coding sequence ATGTTTACCAAGGTATTGGTCGCGAACCGGGGCGAGATCGCCATCCGCGCTTTCCGCGCGGCCCACGAGTTGGGGGCGTCCACCGTCGCGGTGTTTCCGTATGAGGATCGCAATTCACTGCATCGTCTGAAGGCGGACGAGGCGTATCTCATCGGCGAGGTCGGCCATCCGGTGCGCGCCTACCTCGACGTCGCCGAGATCGTGCGCGTCGCGGTCGAGTCGGGCACCGACGCCATCTACCCGGGCTACGGTTTCCTGTCTGAGAACCCGGAGCTCGCCGCGGCGGCCGAGGCCGCCGGGATCCGCTTCATCGGTCCCGGCCGCGAGGCGCTGGAGATGGCCGGCAACAAGGTCGCGGCGAAGGAGCACGCGATCGCGGCGGGCGTGCCGGTGCTGCGGTCGACGCCGCCGTCGACCGATGTGGATGCGCTGATCGCTGGAGCGCGCGAGATCGGGTTCCCGGTGTTCGCGAAGGCGGTCGCGGGGGGCGGCGGTCGCGGCATGCGCCGTGTCGAGCGCGAGGAGGATCTGCGCGACGCCCTGGAATCCGCGATGCGTGAGGCGGAGTCGGCGTTCGGCGATCCGACGATGTTCATCGAGCAGGCGGTGCTGCGGCCGCGCCACATCGAGGTGCAGGTGCTCGCGGACAAGACGGGGGCGACGGTGCACCTGTTCGAGCGCGACTGCTCGGTGCAGCGACGGCACCAGAAGGTCGTCGAGATCGCGCCGGCCCCGAATCTGTCGCAGGAGAAGCGGGATGAGCTCACACGGGACGCGATCGCGTTCGCGAAGTCGATCGGCTACGAGAACGCCGGCACCGTGGAGTTCCTGCTCGACACCGAGGGCGAGCGCGCCGGGGAGCACGTGTTCATCGAGATGAACCCGCGCATCCAGGTCGAGCACACGGTGACCGAGGAGGTCACCGACATCGATCTCGTGCGCTCGCAGATGCTGATCGCGGCCGGCCAGACGCTGGAGGAGCTCGAGCTGACGCAGGATCAGATCCACCTGCGGGGAGCCGCGCTTCAGTGCCGCATCACGACCGAGGATCCCGCGAACGGATTCCGCCCCGATCTCGGCCGCATCACCGCCTACCGCTCGCCGGGCGGCGGAGGGGTGCGCCTCGACGGCGGGACGATCAACGCGGGCGCTCAGATCAGCCCGCACTTCGACTCGATGCTGGCGAAGCTCACCTGCCGCGGCCGCACCTTCGAGGACGCGGTGGTGCGCGCCCGCCGTGCTCTCGCCGAGTTCCGCATCCGCGGCGTCGCGACCAACATCCCCTTCCTGCAGGCGGTGCTCGCCGATCCCGACTTCCAGGCGGGCGACGTGGCGACCTCCTTCATCGAGGAGCGGCCCGAGCTGCTCGAGATGAACAAGCCGAAGGATCGCGCCACCCGGTTGCTGCAGCACGTGGCGAACGTCACGGTGAACCAGCCGAACGGCGTGCGACCTGGCGCCGTCGACCCGGCGTCGAAGCTGCCCCCCGTCGACCTGTCGCAGCCCGCCCCCGCCGGTCACCGGCAGCAGCTGCTCGAGCTCGGCCCCGAGGGATACGCGCGGGCGCTGCGCGAGCAGACGGCGCTCGCTGTGACCGAGACGACGTTCCGCGATGCGCACCAGTCGCTGCTCGCGACGCGCGTGCGCACGAAGGACCTGGTGCGGGTCGCCCCCTATGTCGCGCGCCTCACCCCCGAGCTGTGGTCGGTGGAGGCCTGGGGCGGCGCCACCTACGACGTCGCCCTGCGCTTTCTCGGAGAGGATCCCTGGGAGCGCCTGGCCGCTCTGCGCGAGGCGATGCCGAACGTACCGATCCAGATGCTGCTGCGCGGCCAGAACACGGTCGGCTACACGCCGTACCCGGCGCAGGTCGCGCAGGCCTTCGTGCGGGAGGCCGCCGAGACGGGCGTCGACGTATTCCGCATCTTCGACGCACTCAACGACGTGAACCAGATGCGGGTGGCCATCGACGCCGTGCGCGAGACCGGCACGGCCGTCGCCGAGGTCGCGATGGCCTACACCGGCAACCTGCTCTCTCCCGCGGAGGACAAGTACACGCTCGACTACTACCTGAGCCTGGCCGACGAGATCGTCGCCGCGGGCGCGCACGTGCTCGCAGTCAAGGACATGGCGGGGCTGCTCCGACCGGCGGCCGCGGCGAAGCTCGTGACCGCGCTGCGGGAACGCTTCGACCTGCCCGTGCACCTGCACACGCACGACACCCCCGGCGGTCAGCTCGCGACGCTCCTGGCCGCCTCCGCGGCCGGCGTCGACGCGGTCGACGTCGCGTCGGCGCCCATGTCGGGCACCACGTCGCAGCCGTCTCTCTCGGCGCTCGTCGCGGCGCTCGCCGACACCGAGCGCGACACGGGCCTCGACGCCGAGGCGGTGTACGCCCTCGAGCCCTACTGGGACGCGGTCCGCACGCTCTACAAGCCGTTCGAGTCGGGGCTGCCGTCTCCCACCGGCCGCGTGTACTCCCACGAGATCCCCGGCGGTCAGCTGTCGAACCTGCGCCAGCAGGCCATCGCGCTCGGCCTGGCCTCGAACTTCGAGAAGATCGAGGACATGTATGCGGCGGCGGATCGCATCCTCGGCCGGATCCCGAAGGTCACGCCGTCGTCGAAGGTCGTCGGCGACCTCGCTCTGCACCTGGCGGCGGTCGACGCCGACCCCGCCGACTTCGAGGCGAACCCGGGGAACTACGACGTGCCGGACTCGGTGGTCGGGTTCCTCGCGGGCGAGCTGGGGGAGATCCCCGGCGGCTGGCCCGAGCCGTTCCGCTCGAAGGTGCTCGCGGGGCGCGACGTGAACATCGCGGTCGCTCCGATCGGCGAGGACGACGCGGCGCAGCTCGCAGGCACGAGCGACGAGCGCCGGCGCACCCTGAACCGCCTACTGTTCCCGGCCCCGACCCGCCAGTACGAGGCCTCTCGCGAGCAGTTCGGCGATCTCTCGGTACTCGATACCTCCGACTACCTCTACGGGCTCGATCCGGGCTCGGAGCACGCGATCGATCTCGCGCGCGGCGTGCGCCTGTACGTGGGGCTCGAGGCGATCGGCGAGGCGGACGACAAGGGCGTGCGCACGGTGATGGTGCGCGTGAACGGCCAGCTGCGGCAGGTGTTCGTGAAGGACGAGTCGGTCTCGGTCGACACGCCGATCGCCGAGAAGGCCGACCGCACGCTGCCCGGCCACGTGGCCGCCCCGTTCTCGGGGACCGTCACGGTGAAGGTCGCCGTCGGCGCCCGGGTCGAGGCGGGTCAGCCGGTCGCGACGATCGAGGCGATGAAGATGGAGGCCGCGATCACCGCGCCGGTATCCGGCAAGGTGCAGCGGACCGTCTTCAACGGTGTTCGCTCGGTCGATTCTGGCGACCTGATCGCAGTCATTGGGGCTTCCTGA
- a CDS encoding M23 family metallopeptidase: MGMMKVGAGVALMLVAVGPGIGLVGLTVLASPGSEAFCIISGPSTSTGGGEPIAPETPPETASVVFPLPAGTWYRTDQFGWRDFPPSPWHTGVDYAAADGTPIMAVADGIVTVAEFSAGWGGLIVIEHTVGGQTVATAYAHMWQHGIYVSPRQKVKAGHHIGDVGSSGLSTGAHLHFEVRSGGSYAEAIDPEPWLAAQGAIDLGGPDGVNTPAGCTPEEDEAGADDPASAPEADEVVAAREESP, from the coding sequence ATGGGGATGATGAAGGTTGGGGCCGGCGTCGCGCTCATGCTCGTCGCGGTCGGCCCCGGAATCGGCCTGGTGGGGCTCACCGTGCTCGCCTCGCCGGGCTCCGAAGCATTCTGCATCATCTCGGGGCCGAGCACGAGCACCGGGGGCGGTGAGCCGATCGCGCCGGAGACGCCACCGGAAACCGCGTCGGTCGTGTTCCCACTCCCTGCTGGCACTTGGTATCGCACCGACCAGTTCGGGTGGCGCGATTTTCCTCCGAGCCCGTGGCATACCGGGGTCGACTACGCTGCCGCCGACGGCACCCCGATCATGGCCGTCGCCGATGGGATCGTCACCGTCGCTGAGTTCTCCGCAGGTTGGGGTGGGCTCATCGTGATCGAGCACACGGTCGGCGGGCAGACAGTCGCGACCGCCTATGCCCATATGTGGCAGCACGGCATCTATGTGTCGCCGAGGCAGAAGGTGAAGGCCGGGCATCACATCGGCGATGTCGGGAGCTCGGGTCTGAGCACTGGGGCGCATTTGCACTTCGAGGTTCGGTCGGGCGGATCCTATGCGGAGGCGATCGACCCGGAGCCGTGGCTCGCCGCTCAGGGAGCCATCGACCTGGGCGGGCCGGATGGAGTCAACACGCCCGCTGGCTGCACCCCAGAGGAAGACGAGGCCGGGGCCGACGATCCCGCGTCTGCGCCCGAAGCTGATGAGGTCGTTGCGGCGCGGGAGGAGAGCCCATGA